TAAAAAAATCAAAGGACTCCATCTCTATTCTATCATCCCTTCTTTTCCTCGAAAGGGCAAGCTCAGGAGAAAGATCAAGAAGAACATAGAAGGGCTTTTCAGGTAAATCCAGAAGCTCCCTTTCAAGATCTTCAATAAAACTCAAACTTACCCCTCGAAGAAAGCCTTGATAGGCATAAGTAGATAAGGTAAATCTTTCCGCCACAACGTAAAACCCCATTTTTAAAGCCCCCTTTATAATCTCCTCACATAACTGTCTCCTTGAAGCGAAGTAAAGAAGAGCCTCTACAAATCCATCTATCTTCAAGGAGGGATCAAGGAGAATATCCCTTATTCTCTCCCCTAAGGGAGTCCCCCCTGGCTCCCTTACCCTTAAGGTAGAAAACCCCTTATCCTTCAAATGCCTTTCAAGAAGGTGAGCCTGAGTAGTTTTTCCAACGCCATCTATACCTTCAAACACTATAAAGGGCACTTATCTCCCTCTCTTTCTAAGCAGTTCATCTATTACTTCCTTAGGTATGTTAGGAAGAGGAGAGGTCGATGCTGTAGAGGAGGTTTCGGGAGAAGCCTTGCTAGTTAAAATGGCCCTCAGGTCTCTTATCTTAATAGCAAGATCCCCTGGTGGATTCCTCTTTTGAGCCTCTTCAAGATACAATAACGCTTTATCACTATCTCCCTTCTTATAGTAAAGGTAACCTAAGTTATAATAGGGAACAGGGTTTTTAGGATCGATCTCGGTAGCTTTTTTAAGATAGGGTTCCGCTTCATCAAACTTGCCTTTCTCCACCAAAAGCCCTCCTAATATGTTATACCCTTCAACAAGCTGAGGCTGTACCCTTACTATCTCGCGAGCCACCCTTTCAGCCTCCTCAAGCTTGCGCAAATTAACTAAAACTATAGAGTAATTTATCATCGCATTCCAATCGGTCTCTATTTCGAAGAACCTTTTCCATTCCTTCTCAGCCATGGGCCAGTTTCCCACAAGCATGTACGCCCTCGCTAGGGCAAATTGAGCCATTCTCTCCGTTGGATCAAGCTGAACCGCTCTACCAGCCATAGGCCCAACAACCTCATTTATGAACTTAGGGGACTTATCGCGAGACATTAAGACGAAGCATCGTGCTGAAAGAACCTGAGACCTAAAGGAGTGAATGTTGTAATAAAACACCCAAGATGAGATAGAAAGAAGAGGTATGAAGACTAAGGCTATCCTCCATTTCCCCTCTACCTTGAAGGATTTCCAAGCGCTTAATAGGTCGTCGCTTAGGCCAAAAGCCGTTGAAAACAAGATGACAATCAAAGGTCCATGAGCGGGAAGACGGAAAGGAAAGCTAAAGAAAGCGCTCGTTAATCCGGCCGAAATCCCTGAAGCTACAGCTAAATAGCCAAGGTTTCTCTCCCCCTTAACTTTTATAAGCAAAACCAATCTCTTATATAGGAAATATAAAAACAGCATAAAAGAAAGGAATCCACCTATACCGGTTTCGGCGAAAACTTGTAGATACTCGTTATGAGTACGACCAGCGTTTAAAGGAACTCCCCCCTTTAAGTCCTTGAGAAAGTCAGCTTGATAGTAAATATAATGGTAGTTGAATCTCCCCAGGCCCACACCTAAAATAGGATTTTCCTTTATCATCTTTAAAGTGGCTTTCCATATAAGGTTTCTTCCGCTTGTGGCTTGAAACACCATGCCCTCCGCTAACTGCTCAACCGTCCCGAAAACCCTTTTTCCAACACCTTTACCATGAGTCAAGGGAGAGGGAAGGTAGTATATAGCGAAAACTAACACTGCCACAGTCAGTATAACCCCTATTCGCTTTTTCAGCTCTAACGCTTTATACAGTATTCCTCCCCGCCAGGCAAACCAAATAATGGAAAATATAGCTATAGCCCAAGCAGCGAAGCCTTCTCTGCTTTGAGTGAGGTATATGCCCAAGCTTTGAATTATGGTAAAGCTTCCCCACAACCATCTTCTCCACCCTTCGCCTTTAAGAAACTTTATAAGAAGAAACGGAAAAGCGGTAGCAGCATAACCAGCGGCGAAGTTTTGATGTCCCATAGTAGAGTAAAGCGTAGGCGGTGAACCATCTCCTTTCCCTATCCATATATATATCCCATAATATTGAAGGATAATATATCCTCCCACAAGAAAGCCTAAAATAGCAACTAGGTTTTCAAGCTTATCAAACCAACTCTCGTCATTGCGTAACTCCCTTCTCCAGAGATAAAACATAAATATATAAAGAAAAAGAAATATGCCCAGCCTTAAGCTAACCAGTATGTTATTGGTTTTGATTAAAGAAAGAAGCGAAAATAAAAGCAGTCCTAGGACGGTAAGATCATCTTTCCA
The window above is part of the Synergistota bacterium genome. Proteins encoded here:
- a CDS encoding tetratricopeptide repeat protein, with the protein product MAKRKPKREEFKIRSDFWLTKGVVYGLFATLVIITLAYSPYTYYYDGVKYYFLVGGIAFLGIWVSLWFLRTGEGLNVVLWKDDLTVLGLLLFSLLSLIKTNNILVSLRLGIFLFLYIFMFYLWRRELRNDESWFDKLENLVAILGFLVGGYIILQYYGIYIWIGKGDGSPPTLYSTMGHQNFAAGYAATAFPFLLIKFLKGEGWRRWLWGSFTIIQSLGIYLTQSREGFAAWAIAIFSIIWFAWRGGILYKALELKKRIGVILTVAVLVFAIYYLPSPLTHGKGVGKRVFGTVEQLAEGMVFQATSGRNLIWKATLKMIKENPILGVGLGRFNYHYIYYQADFLKDLKGGVPLNAGRTHNEYLQVFAETGIGGFLSFMLFLYFLYKRLVLLIKVKGERNLGYLAVASGISAGLTSAFFSFPFRLPAHGPLIVILFSTAFGLSDDLLSAWKSFKVEGKWRIALVFIPLLSISSWVFYYNIHSFRSQVLSARCFVLMSRDKSPKFINEVVGPMAGRAVQLDPTERMAQFALARAYMLVGNWPMAEKEWKRFFEIETDWNAMINYSIVLVNLRKLEEAERVAREIVRVQPQLVEGYNILGGLLVEKGKFDEAEPYLKKATEIDPKNPVPYYNLGYLYYKKGDSDKALLYLEEAQKRNPPGDLAIKIRDLRAILTSKASPETSSTASTSPLPNIPKEVIDELLRKRGR
- the tmk gene encoding dTMP kinase gives rise to the protein MPFIVFEGIDGVGKTTQAHLLERHLKDKGFSTLRVREPGGTPLGERIRDILLDPSLKIDGFVEALLYFASRRQLCEEIIKGALKMGFYVVAERFTLSTYAYQGFLRGVSLSFIEDLERELLDLPEKPFYVLLDLSPELALSRKRRDDRIEMESFDFFKRLRLAYLELARDRKNVKIVDASGREEEVFERILEVLRGEKLI